The Flavobacterium piscisymbiosum genome includes a region encoding these proteins:
- the ybeY gene encoding rRNA maturation RNase YbeY: MINFNYETEFTLDNEQAFADWLSAVIVSESKNEGEINYIFCDDEYLHKINVEYLNHDTLTDIISFDYTVGNELNGDIFVSVERVEDNAKDFNVSFEEELKRVLAHGILHYCGYKDKSDADAELMRSKEDEKIAMFHVEQ; this comes from the coding sequence ATGATCAATTTTAATTACGAAACCGAATTTACTTTAGATAACGAACAAGCCTTTGCAGATTGGTTAAGTGCTGTAATCGTTTCTGAAAGTAAAAACGAAGGAGAGATAAATTACATTTTTTGTGATGATGAATATCTTCATAAGATAAATGTAGAATATCTAAATCACGATACACTAACAGATATTATCAGTTTTGATTACACAGTTGGTAATGAACTAAACGGAGATATTTTTGTTTCTGTTGAAAGAGTAGAAGACAACGCAAAGGATTTTAATGTTTCTTTTGAAGAAGAATTGAAACGTGTTCTTGCTCACGGTATATTACATTACTGTGGGTATAAAGATAAAAGTGATGCTGACGCAGAACTTATGCGTTCTAAAGAAGATGAGAAAATTGCGATGTTTCACGTGGAACAGTAA
- a CDS encoding DUF6327 family protein, whose amino-acid sequence MENKKYSSYAEIERDLEILKLEKEINYQKLVLSFQRTKESITPQSIVGGVFSSYKEYFTRSYPQILQSILPYIINWFINKKRGN is encoded by the coding sequence ATGGAAAATAAAAAATACTCATCATACGCAGAAATCGAAAGAGATCTTGAAATTTTGAAACTGGAGAAAGAGATTAATTACCAGAAATTGGTTTTAAGTTTTCAAAGAACAAAGGAATCTATTACACCACAAAGTATAGTTGGCGGAGTTTTTTCTTCTTACAAAGAATATTTCACCAGATCATACCCACAGATTTTGCAATCAATTTTACCCTATATTATCAATTGGTTTATCAATAAAAAAAGAGGCAATTAA
- a CDS encoding class I SAM-dependent methyltransferase, whose protein sequence is MDVLNKKHFLTVKDHSVSKEIFELYHDETLDMLITSPQPDSDNLGKYYESEDYISHTDNKRSLFEKAYHFVKNIALKNKLNLINGEQSQKGRILDIGAGTGDFLLTAKNDGWETVGVEPSERAKNIAIQKGISFVNEIGALQNNSFDVITMWHVLEHVPNLEFQIQELKRLLKPTGTLIVAVPNFKSYDAQHYKTFWAAYDVPIHFWHFSKKAIQSLFEKVDMKLEKVLPMKFDSFYVSLLSEKYKTGKMNYISAFFVGLKSNLKAGSTKEYSSHIYVLKNK, encoded by the coding sequence ATGGACGTTTTAAACAAAAAACATTTTCTTACTGTAAAAGACCATTCTGTATCTAAAGAAATTTTCGAATTGTATCATGATGAAACTTTAGATATGCTAATAACATCTCCACAACCAGATTCAGATAATCTTGGAAAATATTATGAAAGTGAAGATTATATTTCGCACACGGATAACAAACGTTCGCTATTTGAAAAAGCATATCACTTTGTGAAAAATATCGCTTTAAAAAATAAATTGAATTTAATCAATGGCGAACAATCTCAAAAAGGAAGAATTTTAGATATTGGTGCAGGAACCGGAGATTTTTTGTTGACAGCAAAAAATGATGGTTGGGAAACTGTTGGAGTAGAGCCAAGCGAAAGAGCAAAAAATATTGCGATACAAAAAGGGATTTCTTTCGTGAACGAAATTGGAGCACTTCAAAATAATTCATTTGACGTAATTACAATGTGGCACGTTTTAGAACACGTTCCTAATTTAGAATTCCAAATTCAGGAATTGAAGCGTTTATTAAAACCAACTGGAACATTAATTGTTGCGGTTCCAAATTTTAAATCTTACGACGCGCAACATTATAAAACTTTTTGGGCAGCTTATGATGTGCCAATTCACTTTTGGCATTTCTCCAAAAAAGCGATTCAGTCACTTTTTGAAAAAGTAGACATGAAATTAGAAAAAGTACTTCCGATGAAATTTGATTCTTTTTATGTGAGTTTATTATCTGAAAAATACAAAACCGGAAAAATGAATTACATCAGTGCTTTTTTTGTTGGTTTAAAATCAAATTTGAAAGCGGGGAGTACAAAAGAGTATTCATCGCACATTTATGTCTTAAAAAATAAGTAA
- a CDS encoding SPFH domain-containing protein has product MNPALIIFLVLAFFIFMSSFFTVKQQSSVVIERFGKFLSVRNSGLQLKIPIVDRIAGRVNLKIQQLDVIIETKTKDNVFIKMKVSVQFKVIQEKVYDAFYKLEYPHDQITAYVFDVVRAEVPKLKLDDVFERKDDIAIAVKRELNEAMTTYGYDIINTLVTDIDPDIQVKNAMNRINAADREKTAAEFEAESSRIRIVAKAKAEAESKRLQGQGIADQRREIARGLVESVEVLNSVGINSQEASALIVVTQHYDTLQAIGADANSNLILLPNSPQAGSDMLNNMVASFSASNQVGEMMKKNNKKIEKKPKPIQPQSGYEDDILPETEQ; this is encoded by the coding sequence ATGAATCCAGCACTTATTATCTTTTTAGTCCTTGCTTTCTTTATTTTCATGTCTTCTTTTTTTACCGTAAAGCAACAATCTTCTGTTGTAATCGAAAGATTTGGTAAATTTTTAAGCGTGAGAAATTCGGGTTTACAACTTAAAATTCCAATAGTCGACAGAATTGCAGGACGTGTAAATCTTAAAATTCAACAGTTAGATGTTATCATCGAAACCAAAACCAAAGACAACGTTTTTATCAAAATGAAAGTTTCGGTTCAGTTTAAAGTTATTCAGGAAAAAGTATATGATGCTTTTTATAAACTTGAATATCCACACGATCAAATTACCGCTTATGTATTTGATGTCGTTCGTGCCGAAGTTCCAAAACTAAAACTGGATGATGTTTTTGAAAGAAAAGATGATATCGCCATTGCAGTAAAAAGAGAATTGAATGAAGCCATGACTACTTACGGATATGATATTATCAATACTTTGGTAACAGATATTGATCCGGACATTCAGGTTAAGAATGCCATGAACAGAATTAATGCTGCCGACAGAGAGAAAACCGCTGCTGAATTTGAAGCTGAAAGTTCAAGAATCAGAATCGTTGCAAAAGCAAAAGCTGAAGCAGAAAGTAAACGTTTACAAGGTCAAGGTATTGCAGATCAGCGTCGTGAAATTGCAAGAGGTCTTGTAGAAAGTGTTGAAGTTTTGAACAGCGTTGGTATCAATTCTCAGGAAGCTTCTGCCCTAATTGTTGTAACTCAACATTATGATACTTTGCAAGCAATTGGTGCTGATGCCAATTCGAACTTAATCTTGTTGCCAAACTCACCACAAGCCGGAAGTGATATGCTAAACAATATGGTTGCATCATTCTCAGCATCAAATCAGGTTGGTGAAATGATGAAGAAAAACAACAAGAAAATAGAGAAGAAACCAAAACCAATTCAACCTCAATCTGGTTATGAAGATGATATCTTACCAGAAACAGAACAATAA
- a CDS encoding competence protein, whose product MAFEELKENTENIQDQAKVYMESHLAYYKLWGFKVAMKSTTLILKFTLILLCFSMVMIFGSFAAAYAFGDLFESNALGFLAVGGIYLIFTILLFFLKDKVVEGPILEKFSEIFFND is encoded by the coding sequence ATGGCATTTGAAGAATTAAAAGAAAACACCGAGAATATTCAGGATCAGGCTAAAGTTTATATGGAAAGTCATTTAGCTTATTATAAACTTTGGGGTTTTAAAGTAGCCATGAAATCAACAACTTTAATTTTAAAGTTTACTTTGATTTTATTGTGTTTTAGTATGGTAATGATTTTTGGATCTTTTGCTGCAGCATATGCTTTTGGAGATTTGTTCGAAAGTAACGCACTTGGTTTCTTGGCAGTAGGAGGGATCTATTTAATCTTTACAATTTTACTTTTCTTCCTGAAAGATAAAGTTGTTGAAGGTCCGATATTAGAGAAATTTTCAGAAATCTTTTTTAATGACTAA
- a CDS encoding YtxH domain-containing protein, with protein sequence MSKNVNTVAAILAGAAVGAAIGILFAPDKGSKTRAKLKEGLDDAKHNLQDSLSASSEVLREKFTKAKENLDGTYGELLSNMSYKTEEVIGFLESKLADLKAQNAKLQK encoded by the coding sequence ATGTCAAAAAACGTAAATACAGTTGCAGCAATTTTAGCTGGTGCTGCGGTAGGAGCAGCAATCGGAATTTTATTTGCTCCGGATAAAGGATCAAAAACCCGTGCTAAACTTAAAGAAGGTTTAGATGATGCAAAACATAATTTGCAAGATTCACTTTCGGCAAGTTCTGAAGTGCTACGTGAAAAATTTACAAAAGCAAAAGAAAATTTAGACGGAACTTATGGAGAGTTACTTTCGAATATGAGTTATAAAACTGAAGAGGTAATTGGTTTTTTGGAATCTAAATTAGCTGACTTAAAAGCGCAAAACGCTAAGCTTCAAAAATAA
- the mnmG gene encoding tRNA uridine-5-carboxymethylaminomethyl(34) synthesis enzyme MnmG, which translates to MFLEEYDVIVVGAGHAGSEAAAAAANLGSKTLLVTMSLQNIAQMSCNPAMGGIAKGQIVREIDALGGYSGIVSDRTAIQFKMLNKSKGPAMWSPRVQSDRMRFAEEWRMMLEGTPNLDFYQEMVKGLIIEDGKIKGIKTSLGVEIRSKSVVLTNGTFLNGLIHIGEKQFGGGRAGESAATGITEDLVKVGFESGRMKTGTPPRVDGRSLDYSKMNEEKGDAKPDKFSYSDLTVPLTHQRSCHMTYTSLDVHDILREGFDRSPMFNGRIKSLGPRYCPSIEDKINRFADKERHQLFVEPEGWNTCEVYVNGFSTSLPEDIQFKALRSVVGFENVKFFRPGYAIEYDYFPPTQLKHTLETKLVEGLYFAGQINGTTGYEEAASQGLMAGINAHLKVHEKAPLILKRDEAYIGVLIDDLITKGTEEPYRMFTSRAEYRTLLRQDNADFRLTPMSHEIGLASEARLRRMEKKLNESEKMVAFFKETSVSVAETNPILESKETAPITQGDKMFKVFSRPQIDLEDMMKFEKVKEYIEANDVDQEILEQAEIQVKYSGYIEKERNNADKLTRLEEVKIPENFDYNKIKSMSIEAKQKLSKIRPVTISQASRISGVSPSDISVLLIYMGR; encoded by the coding sequence ATGTTTTTAGAAGAATACGATGTTATTGTAGTTGGTGCAGGTCATGCCGGATCTGAAGCCGCGGCAGCGGCCGCAAATTTAGGCTCCAAAACTTTATTGGTTACAATGAGTTTGCAGAACATTGCACAGATGTCTTGCAACCCAGCGATGGGAGGAATTGCAAAAGGACAAATTGTGCGTGAAATTGATGCGCTTGGTGGATACTCAGGAATTGTTTCCGATCGCACGGCAATTCAATTCAAGATGTTGAACAAATCGAAAGGGCCTGCAATGTGGTCGCCGAGGGTTCAAAGTGATCGAATGCGTTTTGCCGAAGAGTGGAGGATGATGTTGGAGGGAACTCCAAATTTGGATTTCTACCAAGAGATGGTAAAAGGTTTGATTATCGAGGATGGAAAAATAAAAGGAATCAAAACTTCGTTGGGAGTTGAAATTCGTTCTAAGTCGGTTGTGTTGACAAACGGAACTTTTCTGAATGGTTTGATTCATATTGGTGAAAAACAATTTGGAGGAGGAAGAGCAGGAGAAAGTGCTGCAACCGGAATTACCGAAGATTTGGTAAAAGTTGGATTTGAGTCAGGAAGAATGAAAACAGGAACGCCACCAAGAGTTGATGGACGTTCTTTGGATTATTCGAAAATGAACGAAGAAAAGGGAGATGCAAAACCGGATAAGTTTTCTTATTCGGATTTAACCGTTCCGCTAACGCATCAAAGATCTTGTCACATGACATACACGTCGCTGGATGTTCATGATATTTTGAGAGAAGGTTTTGATCGTTCGCCAATGTTCAACGGAAGAATCAAAAGTCTTGGTCCAAGATATTGCCCTTCGATAGAAGATAAGATAAATCGTTTTGCTGATAAAGAGCGTCACCAATTATTTGTGGAGCCGGAAGGCTGGAATACTTGTGAGGTTTATGTAAACGGATTTTCAACTTCGTTACCAGAAGATATTCAATTTAAAGCATTGCGTTCTGTTGTTGGATTTGAGAATGTGAAATTCTTCCGTCCGGGTTATGCTATCGAGTATGATTATTTCCCGCCAACACAATTGAAACATACTTTGGAAACTAAGTTGGTTGAAGGTTTATATTTTGCCGGACAAATAAACGGAACAACAGGATATGAAGAAGCAGCTTCGCAAGGATTGATGGCTGGAATAAATGCGCATTTAAAAGTGCATGAAAAAGCGCCATTGATTTTAAAACGTGACGAAGCTTATATCGGAGTTCTGATTGATGACTTGATTACGAAAGGAACGGAAGAGCCATATCGTATGTTTACATCAAGAGCAGAGTATAGAACATTGTTGCGTCAAGATAATGCCGATTTCAGATTAACACCAATGTCGCACGAAATTGGTTTGGCTTCTGAAGCTCGTTTGCGCAGAATGGAAAAGAAATTAAACGAATCTGAAAAGATGGTTGCTTTCTTTAAAGAGACAAGTGTTTCAGTTGCGGAGACAAATCCGATTTTAGAATCAAAAGAAACAGCTCCAATAACACAAGGTGATAAAATGTTTAAAGTTTTCTCTCGTCCGCAAATCGATTTAGAGGATATGATGAAGTTCGAGAAAGTAAAGGAATATATTGAAGCAAATGATGTTGATCAGGAAATTTTGGAACAAGCCGAAATCCAGGTTAAATATTCTGGTTATATCGAAAAGGAAAGAAACAACGCTGATAAACTAACTCGTTTAGAAGAAGTGAAAATTCCGGAGAATTTCGATTACAATAAAATTAAATCAATGTCGATTGAAGCAAAACAGAAATTGAGCAAGATTCGTCCTGTAACCATTTCTCAAGCTTCAAGAATAAGCGGAGTATCACCAAGTGATATTTCGGTTTTGTTGATTTATATGGGAAGGTAA
- the gltX gene encoding glutamate--tRNA ligase, whose translation MSKQVRVRFAPSPTGPLHIGGVRTALFNYLFAKKNNGVFYLRIEDTDQTRFVPGAEAYIMEALEWLGISPEETVGKNEKFGPYRQSDRKDLYQTYADQLINSGWAYYAFDTPEALDTLRKEQEAEGKTFIYNHTIREKLDTSLVISADEVAKRIANGEHYVIRFKTPVDETLHLKDIIRGDVKFETSLLDDKVLFKSDGMPTYHLANIVDDHSMETSHVIRGEEWLPSMPLHVLLYRAFGWDAPEFAHLPLILKPVGNGKLSKRDGDKLGFPVFPLEWKTEEGISSGYREKGFFPEAVINFLALLGWNDGTDKELFSLEELVESFDLNRVHKSGAKFDPEKNKWFNHQYLIKQNNEDLAKSFTPILVEKGVDVSKYDVTRIVSLIKERAHFVSEFWDLTDFFFQAPTSYDEKASKNWNSATPALMQELISTLEYIDGFDSANIEAIVKDWLTKNEIGMGKVMQPFRLSLVGALKGPHLFDIVEIIGKEETIARIQKAIATL comes from the coding sequence ATGTCAAAGCAAGTTCGTGTGCGTTTTGCACCAAGTCCAACAGGACCTTTACATATTGGCGGCGTTCGTACTGCCCTATTTAATTATTTATTTGCCAAAAAAAACAATGGTGTTTTTTATTTAAGAATTGAAGATACAGATCAAACCCGTTTTGTTCCCGGTGCCGAAGCTTATATTATGGAAGCACTGGAATGGTTAGGAATTTCTCCTGAAGAAACTGTTGGGAAAAATGAAAAATTTGGTCCGTACAGACAAAGTGATCGTAAAGATTTATACCAAACTTATGCTGATCAACTGATCAATTCAGGTTGGGCATATTATGCTTTTGATACTCCGGAAGCTCTTGATACTTTAAGAAAAGAACAAGAAGCTGAAGGAAAAACATTTATTTACAATCATACGATCCGTGAAAAGCTGGATACATCTTTAGTAATTTCTGCAGATGAAGTTGCTAAAAGAATTGCAAATGGAGAACATTATGTAATCCGTTTTAAAACTCCGGTTGATGAAACTTTACACTTAAAAGATATTATTCGTGGTGATGTAAAATTTGAAACGAGTTTACTTGATGACAAAGTATTGTTTAAAAGTGACGGAATGCCAACGTACCATTTAGCGAATATTGTTGATGACCATTCGATGGAAACTTCACATGTAATTCGTGGTGAAGAATGGTTGCCATCGATGCCGCTTCACGTTTTATTGTACAGAGCTTTTGGTTGGGATGCTCCGGAATTTGCACATTTACCTTTGATTTTGAAACCGGTTGGAAACGGAAAATTATCAAAAAGAGATGGTGATAAATTAGGATTTCCTGTGTTCCCATTAGAATGGAAAACCGAAGAAGGTATTTCATCAGGTTACAGAGAGAAAGGATTTTTCCCGGAAGCAGTTATAAATTTCCTTGCCTTATTAGGTTGGAATGATGGAACTGATAAAGAATTATTTTCATTAGAAGAATTGGTTGAGTCTTTCGACTTGAACAGAGTTCATAAATCTGGGGCTAAATTTGATCCGGAGAAAAACAAATGGTTCAATCATCAATATCTAATCAAACAAAATAATGAAGACTTAGCGAAAAGCTTCACTCCTATTTTGGTAGAAAAAGGCGTTGATGTTTCTAAATATGACGTTACAAGAATTGTTTCTTTGATTAAAGAAAGAGCACATTTTGTTTCTGAATTTTGGGATTTGACTGATTTCTTTTTCCAGGCGCCAACATCGTATGATGAAAAAGCAAGTAAAAACTGGAATTCAGCAACACCGGCTTTAATGCAGGAATTGATTTCGACTCTTGAATATATTGATGGATTTGATTCGGCAAACATCGAAGCAATTGTAAAAGACTGGTTGACTAAAAACGAAATTGGAATGGGTAAAGTAATGCAGCCTTTCCGTCTAAGTTTGGTTGGAGCTCTTAAAGGCCCTCACCTATTTGACATTGTTGAAATCATCGGAAAAGAAGAAACTATTGCGAGAATTCAGAAAGCAATTGCAACTTTATAA
- a CDS encoding DUF4175 family protein yields the protein MKTTSAIYQKLEAFIKKYYTNELIRGALLFIGFGLLYFLFTLFIEYFLWLKPLGRTLLFWVFIGVEVFLLFRFILFPIFKLFKLQKGIDYNQASTIIGNHFTEVSDKLTNFLQLSASENSTESSELMLASIEQKANSLQPIPFGNAINFKTNKKYLPLAIIPILLFAVFYISGNSNIISQSLNRVVHFNATFLPPAPFKFVVLNKNLQTEQNKDFVIKMESVGKVVPENVMIHIGNESYFMESSQPGKFEFKIEKPVSNVEFSFEGNSVSSEEYELKVITVPSIANFEMVLNFPSYLKKKSETIQGTGNAIVPEGTLVTWKMNTQSTQEIVWKDDNATFKFNKAENEFKLAKNISQNTEYQILTSNNKVKNYEKLDYQLSVIKDQHPTITVSPAPDSLKLDKNYVLGRLGDDYGLYKLQVVYYERNKPNTAKRGTIPVKSGVFDQFVFNFPSNLAVQEGVSYEYYFEVFDNDAPHGFKSTKSSVFSDRVSTTDEVHDMELQQQNENINSLENSLKNQTKQFSEMDKIQKAGKEKDNLEFKDQQKVNDFIKRQKQQDEMMKQFAEKMNKNLDKFQSEKKDKTADDLQKRLENAEKDLEKNQKLMDELKNLNDKLNSEDLFDKMEKFKQISKNQSRNLEQLVELTKRFYVSKKAEQVADKLKKLADQQEQLSNKEKENTQEKQDDINKAFDKIQEGLKDLKEENKTLKAPLDIPADASKEKDVKDDLKKASEELSKKNSSSAKPKQKSAAKKMKSMAEQMDSSMEGGEQEQLEEDVAMLRQVLDNLLAYSLSQEDVMKQFKSMKLGSSAFTKNIKVQQNLKQQFKHVDDSLFALSLRNPKVAEDVTKEIGNVQYNIDKAIETLSDVQVPKGVSHQQYAVSSANKLADFLSDLLNNMQMSMSKPGAGKPKPGDGQGMQLPDIIQKQKGLADKMKAGMKPGDKPGNKPGDKPGEGQQGKSGEGKQGQGKDGQGKNGEGKDGQGNKSGGKGNEGKDGNDGEGDAEAIMEIYKEQVKLREALQKELAKQGLDSQGKSVIDQMKASEKQLLNKGFKNENLQRILNIQQELLKLNNAVQQQGQDTKRQSETNKTEFSNRTNALPSSLLDYLNSVEILNRQSLPLRSNFNQKVQEYFNTK from the coding sequence TTGAAAACAACATCTGCTATATACCAAAAGTTAGAAGCTTTTATAAAGAAATATTATACCAATGAATTGATAAGAGGAGCACTTCTTTTTATTGGATTTGGATTATTGTACTTTCTGTTTACGCTTTTTATCGAGTATTTTCTTTGGTTAAAACCATTAGGAAGAACATTATTATTCTGGGTATTTATAGGAGTAGAAGTTTTTCTATTGTTTCGTTTTATTTTGTTCCCAATTTTTAAGTTGTTCAAACTTCAAAAAGGAATCGATTATAATCAGGCTTCAACGATTATTGGAAATCATTTTACAGAAGTAAGTGATAAGCTGACTAACTTTTTACAATTGTCAGCGTCTGAGAATTCGACAGAAAGTTCAGAGTTGATGTTGGCTTCGATAGAACAAAAAGCAAATTCATTGCAGCCAATTCCGTTTGGGAACGCTATCAATTTTAAAACAAATAAAAAATATTTGCCATTAGCAATTATCCCAATTTTGCTTTTTGCGGTGTTTTATATTTCTGGAAATAGCAATATAATTTCTCAAAGTTTAAATAGAGTAGTGCATTTTAATGCTACATTTTTACCTCCGGCTCCATTCAAATTTGTGGTGCTAAATAAGAATTTGCAGACTGAGCAAAACAAAGATTTCGTGATCAAGATGGAATCTGTTGGAAAAGTAGTTCCGGAAAATGTAATGATTCATATTGGAAACGAAAGTTATTTTATGGAATCGTCTCAACCCGGAAAGTTTGAATTCAAGATTGAGAAACCGGTATCTAATGTTGAATTTTCTTTTGAAGGAAATTCAGTTTCTTCAGAGGAATATGAGTTGAAAGTAATCACGGTTCCATCAATTGCCAACTTCGAAATGGTACTGAATTTTCCATCTTATCTAAAGAAAAAATCGGAAACAATTCAGGGAACAGGTAATGCAATTGTACCAGAAGGAACTTTGGTAACCTGGAAAATGAACACGCAATCGACTCAGGAAATTGTTTGGAAAGATGATAATGCGACTTTCAAGTTCAATAAAGCCGAAAATGAGTTTAAATTGGCTAAAAATATCAGTCAAAATACAGAATATCAAATTCTTACATCAAATAATAAGGTCAAAAACTACGAAAAACTCGATTATCAGCTATCGGTGATCAAAGATCAGCATCCAACGATCACAGTTAGTCCTGCACCGGACAGTTTAAAGCTGGATAAAAATTATGTTTTGGGTAGGTTAGGTGATGACTACGGATTGTATAAACTTCAGGTTGTGTATTACGAACGTAACAAACCAAACACTGCCAAGCGTGGAACAATACCTGTTAAGTCTGGAGTATTTGATCAGTTTGTTTTTAACTTTCCAAGTAATCTTGCCGTGCAGGAAGGAGTATCTTACGAATACTATTTTGAGGTTTTTGATAACGATGCACCGCATGGTTTCAAGAGTACAAAGTCTTCTGTTTTTTCTGATCGTGTTTCGACTACAGACGAAGTTCACGATATGGAATTACAACAACAAAATGAAAATATCAATAGTTTAGAAAATTCTTTAAAGAATCAAACCAAGCAATTTTCTGAAATGGATAAGATTCAGAAAGCAGGAAAAGAGAAAGATAATTTAGAGTTTAAAGATCAGCAAAAAGTAAATGATTTTATCAAACGTCAGAAACAACAAGACGAAATGATGAAACAGTTTGCAGAGAAAATGAACAAGAATCTGGATAAATTTCAATCTGAAAAGAAAGATAAAACGGCTGATGATTTGCAAAAGCGTTTAGAAAATGCAGAGAAAGATTTAGAAAAGAATCAAAAGTTGATGGATGAATTGAAGAACTTAAATGACAAATTAAACAGTGAAGATTTGTTTGATAAGATGGAAAAATTCAAACAAATCAGCAAGAACCAATCTCGTAATCTGGAGCAATTGGTTGAACTAACCAAACGTTTTTATGTTTCTAAAAAAGCAGAACAAGTTGCAGATAAATTAAAAAAACTTGCAGACCAACAAGAGCAACTTTCGAATAAAGAAAAAGAAAACACACAAGAGAAGCAAGACGATATTAATAAAGCTTTTGATAAAATTCAGGAAGGTTTAAAAGATCTGAAAGAAGAAAATAAAACATTAAAAGCGCCTTTGGATATTCCTGCTGATGCTTCAAAAGAGAAAGATGTGAAGGATGATTTGAAGAAAGCTTCTGAAGAATTGAGTAAAAAGAATTCTTCTTCGGCTAAGCCAAAACAAAAAAGTGCAGCCAAGAAAATGAAGAGTATGGCCGAGCAGATGGATTCAAGTATGGAGGGCGGAGAACAAGAACAACTTGAAGAAGATGTTGCAATGCTTCGTCAGGTTTTGGATAATCTTCTTGCTTATTCATTGTCTCAGGAAGATGTTATGAAACAATTTAAATCTATGAAATTAGGTTCTTCGGCTTTTACAAAGAACATTAAAGTACAGCAAAACTTGAAACAACAGTTCAAACATGTCGATGATAGTTTGTTTGCATTGTCATTACGTAATCCAAAAGTAGCTGAAGATGTAACGAAAGAAATTGGAAATGTACAATACAATATAGATAAAGCTATTGAAACTTTAAGTGATGTTCAGGTTCCAAAAGGAGTTTCGCACCAACAATATGCAGTTTCTTCTGCGAATAAATTAGCTGATTTTTTAAGTGATTTATTAAATAATATGCAGATGTCTATGTCGAAACCGGGAGCTGGAAAACCAAAACCAGGTGACGGACAAGGAATGCAATTGCCAGATATTATTCAAAAACAAAAAGGCTTGGCTGATAAGATGAAAGCTGGAATGAAACCTGGAGATAAGCCTGGTAACAAACCTGGGGACAAACCGGGAGAAGGTCAACAAGGAAAATCCGGAGAAGGAAAGCAGGGACAAGGTAAAGATGGTCAAGGCAAAAATGGAGAAGGTAAGGATGGTCAGGGAAATAAAAGTGGAGGAAAAGGTAATGAAGGTAAAGACGGAAATGATGGAGAAGGAGATGCTGAAGCAATCATGGAAATATATAAAGAGCAAGTAAAACTTCGTGAAGCATTACAAAAAGAATTAGCAAAACAAGGTTTAGATTCTCAGGGTAAATCTGTAATTGATCAAATGAAAGCTTCAGAAAAGCAACTTTTAAATAAAGGTTTTAAAAATGAGAACTTGCAACGTATACTTAATATTCAACAAGAATTATTAAAATTAAACAATGCAGTTCAACAACAAGGACAAGATACAAAGCGCCAATCTGAAACTAATAAGACTGAATTTTCTAATAGAACAAATGCATTACCAAGTTCACTATTGGATTATTTAAACAGTGTAGAGATATTAAACAGACAATCACTACCTTTGCGCTCGAATTTTAATCAAAAGGTTCAAGAATATTTTAATACAAAATGA